One Acidobacteriota bacterium genomic window carries:
- a CDS encoding S8 family serine peptidase, whose product MNNRRKIASVLLVVVCLLTSVVGAKDAQAGKREKSKPEMKYVPGRILVKFRETPSQMLSARAEGLMTAIGAFESSEIPNTGVRILQLQAGANEPALVDILRSQPDVEFAELDELLAPDAMVPNDPGYANEWHLDRIVAPEAWGTTTGLTNIVVAICDTGVDSTHPDLASKIVPGWNMYDNNADTSDVYGHGTMVAGTAAAASNNQQGVASVAWGCQLMPVRISDIYGIASYSTIANGIRWAADHGARVANVSYKASNSSSVTSASSYMNSKGGVVAIAAGNDGLFDATADNPYVLTVSATDFLDNLYSWSSRGNNIDVAAPGSVYTTARGGGYTYANGTSFAAPIVAGLAALVLSANPTLTATQAQDQVKQSADDLGDAGWDSNYGYGRVNAARAVGAGAPPDTEAPSVSFSSPATGANISATINVQVAASDNVGVASVSFSVDGVQQGTASASPYSFTWDSTTVTNGAHTLSATASDVAGNSSTATVTVNVNNVPPDTTPPTITITSPANNSRVNNSVYVAVRASDDVRVEKVELYVDGSFVASSTSSPFTTKWNAKRARSGAHTLQCKAYDAAGNVGVSSVVTVYR is encoded by the coding sequence ATGAATAATCGTCGGAAAATTGCTAGTGTTCTTCTTGTAGTTGTCTGTTTATTAACCTCAGTCGTCGGGGCGAAAGATGCTCAGGCAGGGAAACGTGAAAAATCAAAACCGGAAATGAAATATGTTCCGGGACGTATTCTGGTCAAGTTTCGCGAAACCCCATCTCAGATGTTAAGCGCGCGCGCTGAAGGTTTAATGACCGCGATTGGCGCGTTTGAATCATCGGAAATTCCCAACACCGGCGTGCGCATTTTACAGTTGCAGGCGGGCGCTAATGAACCCGCGCTGGTTGATATATTGCGTTCGCAACCTGATGTTGAGTTTGCTGAATTAGACGAATTACTTGCGCCTGATGCCATGGTTCCCAATGACCCGGGCTATGCCAATGAATGGCATCTGGATAGAATCGTTGCGCCCGAAGCTTGGGGCACGACAACTGGACTGACGAATATTGTGGTGGCGATTTGTGACACCGGCGTTGATTCAACCCATCCCGACCTGGCTTCAAAAATCGTGCCGGGTTGGAACATGTATGACAACAATGCCGATACCAGCGATGTATATGGACACGGCACGATGGTCGCGGGAACCGCCGCCGCCGCCAGCAACAATCAACAGGGCGTGGCATCGGTGGCTTGGGGATGTCAACTTATGCCCGTGCGGATTTCCGACATCTATGGAATCGCCAGTTACTCAACCATCGCAAACGGCATACGTTGGGCAGCCGACCACGGCGCGCGGGTTGCCAACGTGAGCTACAAAGCTTCCAATAGCTCGTCGGTTACCTCGGCTTCCAGCTACATGAATTCCAAAGGCGGCGTTGTGGCAATCGCTGCGGGCAACGATGGACTGTTCGACGCCACCGCCGACAACCCTTATGTTTTAACCGTCAGCGCAACCGATTTTCTCGATAATTTGTATAGCTGGTCTTCGCGTGGCAACAACATCGACGTTGCTGCGCCCGGCAGCGTTTATACGACCGCGCGCGGCGGTGGATATACCTATGCCAACGGCACTTCGTTTGCCGCTCCCATCGTTGCGGGACTTGCGGCATTGGTACTTTCTGCCAATCCGACGCTCACCGCTACGCAAGCGCAGGATCAAGTCAAACAATCAGCCGATGATTTGGGCGATGCGGGTTGGGACAGCAATTATGGCTATGGCAGAGTCAACGCTGCAAGAGCCGTTGGCGCAGGGGCTCCGCCCGATACCGAAGCGCCGAGCGTCAGCTTCAGTTCGCCTGCGACCGGGGCAAATATTTCCGCCACCATTAATGTTCAGGTTGCCGCAAGCGATAACGTCGGCGTCGCCTCGGTGAGTTTCAGCGTTGATGGTGTACAACAAGGCACGGCAAGCGCATCGCCTTATTCATTCACTTGGGATTCGACGACCGTGACCAATGGCGCGCATACCTTGAGCGCCACGGCAAGCGACGTGGCTGGCAATTCTTCAACCGCAACCGTAACCGTTAATGTCAATAATGTGCCGCCGGATACGACACCCCCAACCATCACCATAACCTCACCAGCCAATAATTCGCGGGTGAATAACTCGGTTTATGTGGCGGTAAGAGCCTCGGATGATGTGCGGGTCGAGAAGGTTGAGCTGTATGTGGATGGCAGCTTTGTAGCGTCATCAACCTCATCTCCGTTTACCACGAAATGGAATGCCAAGCGTGCCCGCTCAGGCGCGCACACGCTGCAATGCAAAGCCTATGACGCGGCGGGTAATGTAGGAGTTTCG